Proteins encoded by one window of Pyrinomonadaceae bacterium:
- a CDS encoding PQQ-dependent sugar dehydrogenase, giving the protein MSEQSFGNRLMMQSSIARRWAIHLSALLFCLSAFTSAGAATLPAGFTETQISGLSNPTAMAIAPDGRIFVCLQTGQLRVIKNGALLPTPFVTLTVDPQGERGLLGVAFDPDYATNRFVYVYYTATTPATHNRVSRFTADIANQDVAAAGSEVVLLDLETLSATNHNGGAIHFGPDGKLYIATGENAVPSFSQSLANRLGKILRINSDGTIPADNPTSFPNIAGSPSGVNRAIWAVGLRNPFTFAFQPGTSRMFINDVGQSSTEEINDGIAGSNYGWPTCEGGCSILHPNFRDPLFQYGHGFGPTTGCAIAGGAFYNPGTLQFPAKYVGRYFFADLCSGWIRLMDPSNNTAEGFASGISQPVDLAVGSDGSLYYLARGSSAVFRVQYSGGSTLAINNLTITEGNSGTSVATFNVLLSPASAQTVTVNYTTANNTASASTDYVATGGTLTFPSGQQSQPISVTINGDTTFEPNETFNVNLSSPVNATIDDNQGVGTITDDDGPPVISINDVSVTEGASGTTTATFTVSLSHTSGQTVTANYATAGNTATSGTDFVAASGTASIASGQLSTTINVTVNSDITFEPAETFFVNLTNPNNGTLGDSQAIGTINNDDAEPTISINNVSVAEGNTGTCNAGFTVSLSNPSFQTITVNYATANDTAIAGTHYVSTSGTLTFTPGTTTQPVNVQVNGDLFNEAATLTFNLNLSAATNATISDSQGVGTILDDDNPVLATEENSQRAIALNSFLFLRDPFSITNPGFLNTDPRTRVALFATNLTVTQGLVVTAQAVDSQQTVHQLSVEFVGSLSTFAGFTQVNVKLPDGITVAGDLQVSITVNGRTSNVVLVGVTP; this is encoded by the coding sequence ATGAGCGAACAGTCTTTTGGAAACAGATTGATGATGCAAAGCAGCATCGCCCGTCGATGGGCGATCCATTTGTCGGCGCTGCTTTTTTGCCTGAGTGCGTTCACATCTGCGGGCGCGGCAACGCTGCCTGCCGGTTTCACGGAAACTCAAATCAGCGGACTCTCTAATCCGACCGCAATGGCCATCGCTCCCGACGGCCGCATCTTTGTTTGTCTGCAGACGGGGCAACTGCGAGTAATTAAGAACGGCGCCTTGCTGCCGACGCCGTTTGTCACGCTAACGGTGGATCCCCAGGGCGAGCGTGGACTACTGGGCGTTGCTTTCGACCCGGACTACGCAACCAATCGCTTTGTTTACGTCTACTACACCGCCACTACGCCCGCAACGCACAATCGCGTAAGCCGTTTCACTGCCGACATCGCCAATCAAGACGTCGCCGCAGCGGGCAGCGAAGTGGTCCTTCTCGACCTGGAAACGCTCAGTGCAACTAACCATAACGGCGGCGCCATCCATTTTGGGCCGGACGGGAAGCTCTATATTGCGACTGGGGAGAATGCGGTTCCTTCATTTTCGCAGTCGCTGGCCAACCGGCTGGGAAAGATTCTGCGAATCAACTCTGATGGAACGATTCCGGCAGATAACCCAACCTCATTTCCAAACATTGCCGGATCTCCCTCAGGCGTCAATCGCGCGATCTGGGCCGTTGGCTTGCGCAATCCATTCACGTTTGCGTTCCAGCCCGGCACAAGCCGCATGTTCATCAACGACGTCGGCCAAAGCTCCACGGAAGAGATTAACGACGGGATTGCCGGGTCGAATTACGGTTGGCCGACTTGCGAAGGCGGCTGTTCAATTTTGCACCCTAACTTTCGTGACCCCCTGTTCCAATACGGTCACGGATTCGGCCCAACGACCGGCTGCGCGATTGCCGGCGGCGCGTTCTACAACCCTGGCACGCTCCAATTCCCAGCCAAATACGTGGGCAGATACTTTTTTGCGGATCTTTGCAGCGGCTGGATTCGCTTGATGGATCCATCGAACAACACGGCCGAGGGCTTTGCCTCAGGAATCTCGCAACCAGTCGATCTGGCAGTCGGATCAGACGGGAGTCTGTATTATCTGGCCCGCGGATCCAGCGCCGTGTTTCGCGTGCAGTATTCCGGTGGATCCACCCTCGCGATTAACAATCTCACGATTACCGAGGGCAACAGCGGGACGTCCGTAGCGACCTTCAACGTACTTCTGTCGCCGGCGAGCGCGCAGACAGTGACGGTGAATTACACCACTGCCAACAACACGGCATCGGCCAGCACTGACTATGTCGCCACTGGTGGCACCTTAACTTTCCCTTCCGGGCAACAGTCACAACCGATCAGCGTCACCATTAACGGCGATACGACTTTCGAACCTAACGAGACTTTCAACGTCAATCTTTCGAGCCCGGTTAACGCGACGATAGATGACAATCAAGGCGTCGGCACGATCACAGACGACGATGGTCCGCCCGTGATTTCGATAAACGATGTCAGCGTGACAGAGGGAGCGAGCGGAACGACCACCGCGACATTCACAGTTTCGCTCTCACATACGAGCGGTCAAACGGTGACAGCAAACTACGCTACGGCCGGCAATACCGCGACTTCCGGCACCGACTTTGTGGCTGCCAGTGGAACGGCATCTATAGCTTCGGGTCAGCTTTCTACTACCATCAACGTCACCGTCAACTCAGACATAACGTTTGAACCGGCCGAGACTTTCTTCGTCAATCTCACCAATCCGAATAACGGCACGCTCGGCGACAGTCAGGCAATCGGCACCATCAACAACGACGATGCGGAACCAACGATCTCTATCAACAACGTGTCCGTAGCTGAGGGAAACACCGGTACGTGTAACGCCGGCTTTACTGTGTCGTTGTCGAATCCAAGCTTCCAAACCATCACCGTGAATTATGCGACGGCGAACGACACGGCGATAGCCGGCACTCACTATGTGAGCACGAGCGGCACTCTGACGTTCACTCCGGGAACGACTACACAGCCCGTCAATGTTCAGGTAAACGGCGATCTCTTCAACGAAGCGGCAACGCTTACTTTTAATCTCAATCTATCAGCAGCGACGAACGCAACCATTTCCGACAGTCAGGGCGTGGGCACGATTCTGGACGATGATAATCCGGTGCTTGCGACTGAAGAGAACTCGCAACGCGCGATTGCCCTCAACTCATTCTTGTTCTTGCGCGATCCGTTCTCGATAACTAATCCCGGGTTCCTGAACACGGACCCACGAACGCGCGTTGCGCTCTTCGCGACAAACCTTACCGTAACTCAGGGGCTCGTGGTGACTGCCCAGGCAGTAGACTCACAACAAACAGTCCATCAACTTTCGGTCGAGTTCGTGGGCAGCTTATCTACTTTCGCGGGCTTTACGCAGGTGAATGTGAAGCTTCCCGACGGAATAACTGTCGCAGGCGATCTGCAGGTGAGCATTACCGTTAATGGTAGGACGAGTAACGTGGTGCTCGTGGGAGTCACGCCGTAA
- a CDS encoding DUF3298 and DUF4163 domain-containing protein gives MRSKTQLILFIATAVMLFGACRKSTTKQIANTNTTSSAQDTLGGGAAPAGEKVNFRGSIASLSIEMNLVREGELLTGTYFYPRIAKNIDLKGEIDKDGNVTLRESDETGKETGVFKGKWKSNATGLADIEGKWSRPDGSKETDFFISQQPIEFTAAVRIVPKVIRENNKEAKYSVDAEYPQIEGDARFDKFNRESRAMITKDVAAFKTAETAALEEEGDLPEETQTSSLDIGYQVRLATDDLISVEFTEGQYSRGAAHGNSITAVLNFDVKNGKRIELADLFNPKSNYLSVISVYAIKDLKEQRKSNDMLMDDQIQDGAAARADNYRAWTITRKGLWITFDPYQVAAYAAGPQHVLVPYSAVKPIVKPDGPIGNLAG, from the coding sequence ATGCGAAGCAAAACCCAACTAATCCTTTTCATCGCGACCGCGGTCATGCTTTTCGGCGCGTGCCGCAAATCAACGACGAAGCAAATCGCGAATACCAACACGACGTCTTCAGCGCAGGACACTTTGGGCGGCGGCGCAGCGCCGGCCGGCGAGAAAGTCAATTTCCGCGGCTCGATCGCGAGTTTGTCGATCGAAATGAATCTGGTGCGCGAAGGCGAGCTTCTAACTGGCACCTATTTTTATCCTCGAATCGCCAAGAACATTGATTTGAAAGGCGAGATCGACAAGGACGGCAACGTCACTCTCCGCGAGTCCGATGAAACGGGAAAGGAAACCGGCGTCTTCAAAGGCAAATGGAAATCCAATGCAACCGGTTTGGCCGACATTGAAGGCAAATGGTCACGACCTGACGGCTCGAAAGAGACTGACTTTTTTATCTCTCAGCAACCAATTGAATTCACCGCCGCGGTCCGAATCGTGCCGAAAGTGATTCGCGAAAACAACAAAGAAGCAAAGTATTCGGTGGACGCTGAGTATCCTCAGATAGAAGGCGATGCGCGGTTCGATAAGTTCAATCGCGAATCGCGCGCGATGATCACCAAAGACGTGGCGGCTTTTAAAACTGCTGAGACCGCGGCGCTCGAAGAAGAGGGAGATCTTCCGGAAGAAACACAGACCTCTTCCCTCGACATTGGATACCAGGTGCGACTGGCAACTGACGATTTGATCAGTGTCGAGTTTACCGAAGGGCAATACTCGCGCGGCGCGGCGCATGGCAACAGCATCACGGCCGTGCTGAACTTCGACGTGAAAAACGGCAAACGAATCGAGCTGGCGGATCTATTCAATCCGAAATCGAACTATCTCAGCGTGATCTCGGTGTATGCGATTAAAGATCTGAAGGAGCAGCGTAAGAGCAACGACATGCTCATGGACGACCAGATACAAGATGGAGCCGCCGCGCGCGCGGACAATTACCGAGCGTGGACGATCACGCGGAAGGGTCTTTGGATTACGTTCGATCCGTATCAGGTTGCGGCATACGCGGCCGGCCCGCAGCACGTCTTAGTTCCGTATTCGGCGGTGAAGCCGATCGTGAAGCCTGATGGGCCCATTGGAAATCTGGCGGGGTAG
- the rsmI gene encoding 16S rRNA (cytidine(1402)-2'-O)-methyltransferase, with amino-acid sequence MPGELFIVATPIGNLEDITQRALRLLREVDLIACEDTRHTLKLLSHFGIARKTISYHEHNERERAAELCALLESGKNIALVSDAGTPLINDPGYRIVAAAIERGIRVIPVPGAVALIAALAASGLPTDEFFFGGFLPARANPRRARLEELRAVRATLAFYEAPHRIAAALKDAAEALGNRRAVVARELTKLHEEFVRGTLNELVEQFSKVGTARGEMVLLISGEAVESSPANTEQTTTERVIERVQELEREGLNSKEALKSAARELGIKRAEAYRIMTAQKNRRPK; translated from the coding sequence GTGCCCGGAGAACTGTTCATCGTCGCGACGCCCATCGGCAACCTCGAAGACATTACCCAACGCGCCCTCCGCCTGCTCCGCGAAGTTGATCTCATCGCTTGCGAAGACACACGCCACACGCTAAAGCTCCTGAGCCATTTCGGCATCGCCAGGAAAACGATTAGTTATCACGAGCACAACGAGCGTGAACGCGCTGCAGAACTTTGTGCACTGCTGGAATCGGGAAAGAACATCGCGCTGGTTTCGGACGCCGGCACGCCTTTAATTAACGACCCGGGCTATCGAATTGTGGCCGCGGCGATCGAACGCGGTATTCGCGTGATACCGGTGCCCGGCGCCGTCGCGTTAATCGCGGCGTTGGCGGCTTCCGGACTGCCCACCGATGAGTTTTTCTTCGGCGGTTTTTTACCGGCTCGGGCGAATCCGCGACGGGCCAGGTTGGAAGAATTGCGCGCGGTGCGCGCGACGCTGGCTTTTTACGAAGCCCCACATCGAATCGCGGCGGCGCTGAAAGATGCGGCCGAAGCTCTCGGTAATCGCCGTGCCGTCGTCGCGCGCGAACTAACGAAGCTTCACGAAGAATTCGTCCGCGGAACTTTGAATGAATTGGTCGAACAGTTTTCGAAAGTGGGTACGGCGCGCGGCGAGATGGTGCTGCTCATTTCCGGCGAAGCTGTCGAGAGTTCACCGGCGAATACCGAACAGACAACCACTGAACGAGTGATCGAGCGCGTGCAGGAACTCGAGCGCGAAGGTTTAAATTCGAAGGAGGCTTTGAAAAGCGCCGCGCGTGAGCTGGGCATCAAACGCGCTGAAGCTTATCGGATAATGACGGCTCAGAAGAACCGCCGCCCGAAATAG